Part of the Desulfomonilaceae bacterium genome is shown below.
CGACGTCCTGGCTCAGGATGAAAGACAGCTCGTTGTTCTCGATGATGTACTTACCGCTACTGACTCCATGCGGCTGGGGAGGGTCCTCGATGTTTTGGAGGACAGCGCAAAGAGACTTCAGATAATCCTGTTGACCTGCCATCCGGAGCGGTACCAGCGCCTGTCATCAGCCCGGTTTTTCGATTTTAACGCAACCCGGGATTGCTAGCCAAACCACGAAGTCGCGAATACTGGCGCCAATCCTCAAGCGCGGGTTATCCGCCTGCCACAGGCGAAAACAAGACGAGTTGATCGCCTTCCACGAGTTCTCGGTTCGGCTTCGCCGCCCGTCCATTGACGATAATGACCTTGGGAGCGGAATCGGGAATCGCGAGAGTCTCCAGGACGTCCGCCACAGTGGCGCCCGGAGGCGCATCCAGGTAGAAAAGCTCCTCACCGTGGGGCGTCATGTCGCTGAAGGTCAACTGCAGTCTAACACCGATACGCATTGCAGCCGCTCCCGAAGAATCTAGGCGAGTCCAAGCTCCCTGAGCTTTTCCTCAGTGGGAATTCCGTTAGTGTCCCATCCCCGTAGCCGGTAGTACTCATTCAACATCTCTTCCAGGTGACACACCATTCCCTTCGCCGGTCCATCGGGCATTGGCTCCGAGACAATGCGGGCCGGCAAGGTGTCGTCCTTCCGGGAAAAACCTGCCCGTGAGAGAAAGAGGCGTTCGGCGTTGAAAATACGTTCTCCTGCGGCGCAGACTTCTTCCAACGAATAGTCCATGCCGGTAGCCGCGTTGAGCAACTCGGTGATTCCTTCCGGCTTGATTGTCTCATCCGGTCGCACGTAGTTGCGCACTGAGAAGAATACGCACAATCCCGCGGCGTCGATGACACTGAACGCATCCTGCCAATCTTTTACGATTTGGGGCTTGTCATGGTAGGTTAGTGGATCGAGCTGCTTGGGAACGCCCAGAAGCTCGATGTAGGCAGGGTCGCCTCTCATGTGCGACGCGCCGATGGGGCTTGTCGCATAGGCCAGCCCCATACCTTGCTCCCCGCGCGGATCGTAGCCTGCAAATTCTTGGCCCTTGGCCACCATGGCGAATTCGGGCCGGCCGTAATGCCGCGCGAGACGCAGCGAACCCTGTGCGAGCAAATGACCGAAGTCCTGTCGACGCCCGGTCAGACGGGTAAGTTCCACCACAGCCCGGGCGTCTCCGAATTTGAGATCGCGGCCAAGCCCGACATCTGAGGGCGAAATCAGTCCTTTCTCGCTCATTTCCATTGCGCACGCGATGGTCGCCCCCATGGTGATGGTGTCCATGCCCAACTCGTTGCAGATGTAGTTCGCCTTGGTCACCGCGGCAAGATCGTCTACCCCGCAATCACTTCCGAATGAATATACCGTTTCGTACTCCGGCCCTTCTCCTTCGCCGGCATAGGGACCGTCAGGCACTTTTGTGCCGCGTCCGCACGCTATGGGGCATGAGAAACAGGCCTTGGGTTTCACCAGGTACTGTTTAGTGAGCGCTCTGCCGTCGATTTTTTTCCATCCTTCGAACAGACCGGATTGGAAATTGCGTGTGGGAAACACACCGAAATTCTGCGTGCCCACTGCGGTTATTGCAGTTCCCCATTCCCGCAGCGGGATCGGGCCTCCATGGAACGATTTCTTAAAACGGTCAAGAAACCCTGCGACGAGGGACTTGAATCGGTTCGGATCGGCCAGCTCGACTTTGCCTTCCCCTTTGACCGCGACTGCCTTCAGCTTCTTGAAGCCCATCACCGCGCCCACGCCGGAACGTCCAGCCGCCCGGTGTCTGTCGTTCATGATGGAGGCGAACAGAACTCCCAATTCGCCTGCCGGGCCGATTACGGACGTCCTCGCCGACATGTCGGTTTCGGCTCGCACGGCTTCATCGGTTTCCGGCACATTTTTACCCCACAAATGTCCGGCGGGTCTCAGTTCGGCATGGGAACCGTTCATCCAGAGGTACACCGGTTCGGAAGACCTACCTCTGACGATTATCGAGTCCCACCCGGCCTTTTTGAGAACTGAGGGAAACTTGCCTCCGGAATTGCTACACGTTACGGCCCCGGTCAAAGGCGATTTGGTCATCACCATGTACCGGGCGCCGGTGGGAGCGGAGGTCCCGGTCAACGGGCCCGTGGCAAAGATCAGGTCGTTGCCTTCACTTAAAGGATCGACTTCAGGGTCTACAGTGTCGAGGAGGTGTTTGATACCCAGTCCGCGACCGCCGATGTAATCGCGGGCGGCTCGAGGGTCAAGGGGCCGCTCTTCAACGCGACCTGCGGTTAAATCCACCCACAAAACCTTACCGCGCCATCCGTACATCTCCTATTCGCTCCTTTCCGCGGTCACACTCTTCTTCATACCCAGGTAGGCGTCCTTGATCGATGGATCTCTGAGGAGTTCGGCTGAAGGGCCTTCCCGAACAATCCTTCCGGCTTCCAGGATGTAGGCGTATGTGGAGTTCTTGAGAGCCATTTCCACGGACTGCTCCACCAGGAGCATCGTGATCCGATTCCGCAACTCGGCAAGGACGCGATAGATTTCCTGCACGATGACCGGCGCAAGCCCCAGAGACAGTTCGTCTAAAATCAGAATGGAAGGGCGGCTCATCAACGCGCGACCGATGGCCAGCATCTGCTGTTCGCCACCGGACAACGTGCCCGCTCGCTGAGTCATCCTGTTCTTGAGGACAGGGAAAAGGGTGAGAACTTCGTCCATCGTTTGTGTGAGACTCTTTCGGCCTCGGGGCAGAAATGCGCCCATCATGAGATTGTCGGCCACGGTCATATCCACAAAGGTCCGTCTTCCTTCGGGAACTGTGGCCACGCCCAGGCGCGCTATCGCGTACGGCGGCATATTCTGTATCTCCCGATCTTCCAGCGTTACCGTACCCCTAGTCGCTGCCCTCAATCCGCTGATTACGCCGATCAAACTCGACTTGCCCGCGCCGTTGGCCCCCAATACGGTCACGGAGGAACCCTTGGGAACCTCCAGGGAAACGCCTCGCAACACCCGGTTTTCGCCGATGTTGGCCTCCAGATCCGTGAGTTTAAGCATCTGGCTGCTCTCCCAGGTAGGCCTTTATGACGAGCGGGTCCCGGCACACTTCTTCCGGTGAACCCTGAGAAATGAGACTCCCCTGATCCATTACCAGCACTCGGTCGCACACACTCATGATGGCTCCCATGATGTGCTCTATCCATATCACGGTGATATCGTACCGGTCGCGAATGGATTTGATGAGTTTAAGGGCTGTGTCCATTTCCATGCTGTTGAGTCCCCCGAGGACTTCGTCCAGGAGTATCAGTTTCGGGTTCGCTCCAAGGGCTCGCGCCGACTCAAGGCGTTTTTTGTCGATGAGGTTGAGGCTTGCCGCATCCGACTCTTCCTTGCCGGCCAGGCCGGTCATTGCGAGCAGTTCCTCCGCTTCCTGTTTGCGGGCCGCTCCTTTAAGGTCTGGGCGGTTCTCCATCAGCGCGACGCACACATTTTCCATGCAGGTCATTTTAGCGAAGGGTCTGACGATCTGATAGGTTCTCGATATCCCCGACCTGCATATCTG
Proteins encoded:
- a CDS encoding MoaD/ThiS family protein — its product is MRIGVRLQLTFSDMTPHGEELFYLDAPPGATVADVLETLAIPDSAPKVIIVNGRAAKPNRELVEGDQLVLFSPVAGG
- a CDS encoding aldehyde ferredoxin oxidoreductase family protein — its product is MYGWRGKVLWVDLTAGRVEERPLDPRAARDYIGGRGLGIKHLLDTVDPEVDPLSEGNDLIFATGPLTGTSAPTGARYMVMTKSPLTGAVTCSNSGGKFPSVLKKAGWDSIIVRGRSSEPVYLWMNGSHAELRPAGHLWGKNVPETDEAVRAETDMSARTSVIGPAGELGVLFASIMNDRHRAAGRSGVGAVMGFKKLKAVAVKGEGKVELADPNRFKSLVAGFLDRFKKSFHGGPIPLREWGTAITAVGTQNFGVFPTRNFQSGLFEGWKKIDGRALTKQYLVKPKACFSCPIACGRGTKVPDGPYAGEGEGPEYETVYSFGSDCGVDDLAAVTKANYICNELGMDTITMGATIACAMEMSEKGLISPSDVGLGRDLKFGDARAVVELTRLTGRRQDFGHLLAQGSLRLARHYGRPEFAMVAKGQEFAGYDPRGEQGMGLAYATSPIGASHMRGDPAYIELLGVPKQLDPLTYHDKPQIVKDWQDAFSVIDAAGLCVFFSVRNYVRPDETIKPEGITELLNAATGMDYSLEEVCAAGERIFNAERLFLSRAGFSRKDDTLPARIVSEPMPDGPAKGMVCHLEEMLNEYYRLRGWDTNGIPTEEKLRELGLA
- a CDS encoding ABC transporter ATP-binding protein; amino-acid sequence: MLKLTDLEANIGENRVLRGVSLEVPKGSSVTVLGANGAGKSSLIGVISGLRAATRGTVTLEDREIQNMPPYAIARLGVATVPEGRRTFVDMTVADNLMMGAFLPRGRKSLTQTMDEVLTLFPVLKNRMTQRAGTLSGGEQQMLAIGRALMSRPSILILDELSLGLAPVIVQEIYRVLAELRNRITMLLVEQSVEMALKNSTYAYILEAGRIVREGPSAELLRDPSIKDAYLGMKKSVTAERSE
- a CDS encoding ABC transporter ATP-binding protein, encoding MSLLEVKTISKRFGGVKVINSVSFSVNPGEILGMIGPNGAGKTTMFNLITGAVTPDGGAIWFQGRDITGLKPHQICRSGISRTYQIVRPFAKMTCMENVCVALMENRPDLKGAARKQEAEELLAMTGLAGKEESDAASLNLIDKKRLESARALGANPKLILLDEVLGGLNSMEMDTALKLIKSIRDRYDITVIWIEHIMGAIMSVCDRVLVMDQGSLISQGSPEEVCRDPLVIKAYLGEQPDA